Below is a window of Fulvitalea axinellae DNA.
ACCTTCGATCACGTCACCAACTTTGATGTCATTGAAGTTCTTGATGCTCAAACCACATTCGTAGTTGTTCTTCACTTCAGAAACATCGTCTTTGAAACGCTTCAGCTGTCCGATGTCGCCAGTGTAAGTCACGATACCGTCGCGGATCAAGCGGATTTGGTTATTACGCTTGATGAAACCTTCGGTAACGTAGCAACCCGCAACCGTACCGACTTTCGAGATCTTGAAGACTTCGCGAACCTCGATGTTACCAGTGATAACCTCTTCCATCTCAGGATCAAGCATACCTTCCATGGCATCCTTGAGTTCGTTGATGGCGTCGTAGATAATCGAGTACAAGCGGATTTCGATCTGCTCCTGCTCGGCAAGTTTTCTGGCTCCCATCGAAGGACGAACTTGGAAACCGATCACGATGGCGTCTGAGGCCGAGGCCAAAAGAACGTCCGATTCCGAGATCTGTCCCACCGCCTTGTGGATGATGTTCACCTGTACTTCCTCGGTAGAAAGCTTCAGCAACGAATCCGAAAGGGCTTCCACAGAACCGTCCACATCACCTTTAACGATAACGTTAAGCTCTTTAAACGATCCGATCGCCAAACGACGTCCGATCTCGTCAAGTGTAATGTGCTTCTTGGTTCTGATGCTTTGCTCACGGATGATCTGCTCACGTTTGTTAGCGATTTCCCTTGCTTCACGGTCAGTTTCCATCACGTTGAAACGGTCACCCGCTTGTGGCGCTCCGTCAAGTCCGAGCACCTGTACCGGCGTAGCTGGAGGCGCTTCCTGAAGGCGAGTTCCCAAATGGTCAAACATCGCTTTCACTTTACCGAAGTGCTGGCCAGCCAACATAACGTCTCCGACTTTCAGCGTACCGCCCTGCACAAGCATTGTAGCAACATAGCCGCGACCTTTGTCGAGCGACGCTTCCACTACTGTACCTACGGCTTTCTTATCCGGGTTAGCGGTCAATTCGAGTACTTCGGCCTCAAGGAGGATTTTCTCCAACAGGTCGTCAACACCCTGACCAGTTTTGGCCGAAATTTCCTGACACTGGTATTTACCGCCCCAGTCTTCAACCAAAAGGTTAATATTTGCGAGCTCCTCACGGATTTTCTCCGGATTCGCATTCGGCTTATCCACTTTGTTGATCGCAATTACGATCGGCACACCAGCCACTTGGGCGTGGTTGATAGCTTCCTTAGTCTGAGGCATGACGTTGTCGTCGGCCGCAACCACGATAACTACCACGTCGGTCACTTTCGCACCGCGAGCACGCATGGCCGTAAAGGCTTCGTGACCCGGTGTATCAAGGAAAGCGACACGTTTTCCGCTGTCGGTCATCACGTCGTAAGCACCGATGTGCTGCGTGATACCACCGGCCTCGGTATCGATTACCTTGGCGCTACGGATATAGTCAAGCAAAGATGTCTTACCGTGGTCAACGTGTCCCATGATGGTCACGATTGGCGCTCTCGGAATCAACTCGTCTTCCTTATCTTCAACTTCCTCTACGTCGATCTCGTCTTCGGCAGAGTTAAAGTTCACGTCAAATCCGAACTCGTCGGCGATCAAAGATATCGATTCAGCATCGAGACGCTGGTTGATGGAAACGAACATTCCCATCGACATGCAGGTCGAAATGATATCGTTGACAGACACGTCCATCAGAGATGCCAAGTCGCTGGCCGAGATAAACTCGGTTACCTGCAATACTCTTGCGTCCTTCTCCTCCTGGAGCATGCGCTCCTCATGGGCCTCGGCTCTACGGTCACGCTTGTCTTTACGATATTTGGAACGGCTCGCTGCTCCACGGCCACCTTTCTTAGGTCCACCACCGCTGAGCTTGGCAAGCGTTTGTTTGATTTGTTCCTGAATCTGCTTGTCGGTAAGTTCCGCCGTCTGTGGAGTTTGCTGTCTGCGACCTCCTGGGCCCCTACGTCTAGCTCCACCAGGTCCGCCTTGGCCACCAGGGCCTCTGCGACCACCTTGGCCTCCTTGGAAATTACCACGTCCGCCACGGTTTCCACCACCACGGTTTCCGCCCGCATTACCACCGTTGCCTTGCTGACGTCCGCCATTATTATTATCGCGTCCTTTGTTATCAGCACCGCCTTTGTTGTCGGCGTTGGCGTTGTTGCCCTGCTTGTTATCGCCTGGTTTCGAAATCCGCTTACGTTGGCGTCTTTTCTTTCTGTTCTTGTTCTCGTCAGAAGAAGCAACCGGTTTTTTCTTACCCTTCTTCTCGGATGGCAATTCAATTTTGCCAAGAACCGTCAATCCCTTCAGTTGGTCGGCTTTCGCCTCAATCAGCTCCTGCCCCTCCTTCGCTTCTTCTTTTGTAGACACTTTCTCTTCCTCTGTTGCTACTGGTTGCACTTTTTCCTTTACTTTATCGGGAGTTTTCGCAACTTCCCCGGACGTCTCAGGCGCTTTGGGCTGTTCCGGCGATTGTTTTTTCTCCGGCTTAGGCTTAGGTGGCTCTTGACGTGTGGTGGCCGGCTTCTGCGCAGGTTTTTCAGCAACGGGGGGCTCCTGGGCTTTCACTGGCCGATTATCAGACTTTTTAGGCTTTGTTTCTTCAGGCTTTTTAGCTTTAGCAGGCTCCGCCTTTACAGGCTTCTCGGCAGAGCTTTTTTGCTCAGACTTGGCGGGTTGCCTTTTCTCTTCCGCTGGCTTAGACGCCGGCTTGGCGTCCAAATCAACCTTGCCCAAAACTTTTATTCCTTTAAGCTTCGGAGCCTCAATACGCTCCTCTTCTTTTTTCGGCTTGTCTTGAGTACGGCTGGCTTTATCCGCATCAGTAGTGTCCTGTGCGGGTTTCTTCTGTTTCGAAGATGAAGATCCTACGCTTTTGATCAAAAGTTCCTCCTCTTCCTCCTGCTTTTTGGCAGGCTTGGATGGAGTGTCGTTTTTGATCACCACGTCAGGCGCATGGCTTTTGCCAATTCTCAATCCGGAAGCCTCTTCCTTATCCATCGCCGAAGAAGCGAACTCCTTGCGCAACAATGAAAACTGTTCCGGCGAGATCTTAGTGTTCGGTTTATTCTCTACCCCGTGGCCTTTCCCCCGCAAGAAATCCACTATGGTTGACGTCCCAACATTAAGCTTCCGAGCCACTTGGTTCAGCCGCATCATTTTTCCTTCTGCCATACTCAAATTTTGCCTTTTTGCCTGTTTTAACTAAAAATTATTATTCAAACTCTTGTTTGAGTATCTTAATTATTTCCTCTATGGTTTCCTCTTCGAGGTCTGTTCGCCTCATGAGCTCTTCGCCACTCAGGGCCAACACACTCATAGCCGTATCGAGACCGACACGCTTGAGCTCGTCGATGATCCACTGATCAATCTCATCAGAGAATTCGCTGAGCAACACGTCTTCGTCTGCCCCTCCTTCGTTTTCACGGTAAACGTCGATTTCCTTATCGACAAGCTTACTCGCCAAACGAATATTGTGTCCGCCTTTTCCGATAGCCAAGGACACTTGGTCCGGCTTCATGAACACGGCCACGCGACCAGAGTCTTCGTTGGCTTCCATACGCACCACTTTGGCCGGACTCAACGCCCTAGAGATAAACAACTCCAAGTTGTCCGTGTAGTTAATCACGTCAATGTTCTCGTTCTTCAATTCACGAACGATACTGTGAATCCGTGAACCTTTCATACCTACACAGGCACCTACAGGATCGATACGCTCGTCGTAAGACTCAACGGCCACTTTGGCGCGCTCGCCCGGCTCACGAACGATTTTCTTGATCGTAATCAATCCGTCGAAGATCTCCGGAACCTCGTTTTCGAAAAGTCTTTCAAGGAATGACGGCGCCGTACGCGACAGAACAATTTTCGGGTTGCCGTTAGTGGTTTCCACTTTGTGAACGATGGCCCTTACAGAATCTCCCTTACGGAAGCGGTCTTTTTGGATTTGCTCGTTCTTTGGCAACGAAAGCTCGTTGTTATCATTGTCGATCAACAATACCTCGCGACCAAGCACCTGATAAACCTCAGCTACCACAACTTCCCCTACACGCTCCTTATATTTCTGGAAAAGAAGGTCTTTCTCAAGATCCTTAACCTTCTGAAGAAGCGTCTGCCGGGCCGTAAGAACGGCTCTGCGACCGAAATCCTCAAGCTTGATCTCTTCGGCCACCTCTTCTCCGATTTCGAAATCGGGCTCGATTTTCTTGGCCTCCGAAAGACTGATTTTGTCATGGTCCCAGATATCCTCGGAATTGTCGTCCACGATTTCGCGGAAACGCCAGATCTCGAGGTCACCTTTCTCCGAGTTGACGATAACGTCAAAATTGTCGTCGTAATTATATTTTTTCCGAATCATCGTCTTGAAGACGTCTTCGAGAATGCGAATCATCGTAGGACGGTCGATGTTCTTTTTCTTCGCAAAATCAGCAAATGATTCGATCAGCGTTGCGCTATCCATTGTATCCTGTTTAGAATGAGATTACTACTTTAGCCTGCTCAATAGCCGCGAAAGGGATCGTCTTCTCCGCAAATGTAACCTTTTTCCCCTTACCTTTCTCCTTTATTTCCTCATTAATCGTTATGGAGTCTTCGTCCACGGCCAAAAGTTCGCCTTTAGCAGGCTTTTCCTCCTTATCCAAAAAGGTAACTTTCAGCACCCGCCCGATGTTCTTGCGGTATCGTCTGAGGCCTTCCAGAGGGTAATCGATTCCGGGAGTGGAAACTTCCAGCACGTATTTTCCGGCAAAAAGTTCACGTTCCTCGATAACGTCGCCCAAAGCACGACTAAGCTTGCCGCACTCGTCAATGCTAATGCCGTTGTCGCCATCGAGCAAGATCCTGACCGACACGCTACCGGGCGCGGAGCCGAACACCACACCAACGACAAAATATTCCTCGTTATCCAACAAGCCTTCGGCCAGTTCGCGGATCAATGATTTGAGCTCTTCCTGCTTCATATTACAAACAAATGAAAAGAGGGGACCCGATGTCCCCTCCCCTTACGCATTCCGTAATTTTCGATGGCAAATATATAAAAACATCAACTTGAACACAAATTTTGAAACGCTTTACCTATACTAGCCGTTTCTCTCCCTTATGCGGAAGCGTTTCTCAGGGATTGAAAAAACACCTGTCCGCGTTTTGTGCACTTTTCAAATAGTCCTGTACCCCAAAAGCACGCGTTTGGCCAAGCTCCCGCACCCTAAACCGGACAGGGGCGCCACATAAACGAAAATTCATTCGCCCAAATACGTTTTATTGCTAAATTTGCCCTTATGCTTAAAGAATTGAGAATTCAGAATACGCTTACCAAGAAAAAGGAGCTTTTCGAGCCTGTTTCGGCGCCCCACGTGGGGATGTACGCATGCGGGCCCACCGTATATAGTGACGTGCATTTGGGCAACATCCGCACGTTTCTCAGTTTTGACATCGTTTACCGTTACCTTCAGCATTTGGGCTACAAAGTGCGCTATGTCCGTAACATAACGGACGTGGGGCACTTGGTCAGCGACGCCGACGAAGGCGAAGACAAAATCGCAAAAAAAGCCAAAACGGAGAATATCGAGCCGATGCAAGTGGTTCAGCGCTACACCAACGGCTTTCACCAAGTGGCGGAAACGATGAACCTTTTGCCTCCGGACATCGAACCGCAGGCTACCGGCCACATCATCGAGCAGATTGAGCTTACGCAGACACTGTTGGACAAAGGTTTAGCTTACGAATCTGAAGGCTCCGTTTATTTCGATATTGAAAAGTATTCGGAACTCGGGCACAGCTACGGAATACTGTCCGGCCGCAAAGTGGAAGACTTGCTGGAAACCACCCGCGAGCTTGACGGCCAAAACGAAAAACGCAACAAAGCCGATTTCGCCCTTTGGAAAAAAGCGTCTCCCGAGCACATCATGCGCTGGAACTCGCCTTGGAGCGTCGGCTTCCCCGGCTGGCACTTGGAATGCTCCGTGATGAGCACCAAATACCTCGGCGACAAATTCGACATCCATGGTGGCGGAATGGACCTGAAATTCCCGCACCACGAATGCGAAATAGCGCAATGCGTGGGCGCGCACGGCGAATCGCCGGCCAAATACTGGATGCATACGAACATGCTGACTGTCAACGGCACGAAAATGAGTAAGTCGAAAGGCAACTCGTTTTTGCCCGAGGAACTTTTCACCGGCAACCATCCTGTATTGGACGAAGGCTACAGCCCGATGACCGTACGTTTCTTTATGTTGCAGTCGCATTATTCCAGCACGCTGGATTTCTCAAACGAAGCTCTGAAAGCGGCCAGAAAAGGCTACCGCAAACTGGCGAACGGACTCCGTTTGGCCGAGAAACTCGAATTTGTAACGGAAGAAGGCGTAGAGTTAAACGAAAAGGCGATCAAGCAAGTAGAAGGTATCTGCGACAACTGCTACAGAGCCATGAACGATGATTTCAACACACCGAAAACCATCGCCCATCTCTTCAACCTTCTCAAGAAAATCAACTCGGTGGACACCGGTCAGCTGAAACCTTCGGCTTTGGGCGAAGAGACATTCAAGCGGATGATCGACACTTTCCTTTCGTTCAGCCAGGACGTTCTCGGTTTCAAAATCGAAAAGCCTGACCAGTTCGACGGACTGCTTGACATCGTGCTGAAACTTTACAAAGAAGCAAAAGAGAATAAGGAATATGACAAAGTGGACGAGATCAGGGGAGAAATGAAAGAGAAAGGGATCGTCATCAAAGACATGAAAACCAGAATTGACTGGGCATATGATGAGAACATTTAACAACTTTTTCAAATCGGGAATAAGCAAGGCGATTATCGTCTTGCTTTTGGCCGGACTGGCCGCTTGTGGCGCCAAAACCAAAAAGAACGAGAACATCTCGTCGGAACCGGCACAGACGCTGAAGCCAGCCCCCGCCTTCAACGCCGATTCGGCTTACGCTTTTATCCAGAAACAAGTCGATTTCGGCCCCAGAATCCCAAACACTCCGGAGCATCGCCAATGCCGAGCCTACCTTGCTTCCAAACTCAAGCAATACGGCGCCACGGTAACTGAGCAAAACTTCGAAGCCAACACTTACGACGGCACGAAACTCTACCTGACCAACATCATCGGCAAGTTATTTCCCGAAAGGAAAAAAAGAATCTTGCTGTCGGCGCACTGGGACACGCGCCCGTTCGCCGACAAGGACAAAAACGAGCCGATGGCCAGATTCGACGGCGCTGACGACGGCGGAAGTGGCGTAGGCGTAATTCTGGAAATTGCCAGGATTTTGCAAGCGAACCCCGAAACGCTAAACGTGGGGGTTGACATCGTTTTCTTTGACGGGGAAGATTGGGGAGAGCCCGAAAATTATAAAGGCAAACGAGACTACAACCAGATTTTCTGGTGCTTGGGCTCACAATATTGGGCAAAAGAAGCCGCCGCTAGCCGTTATTCCGCTTTTTACGGCATCAACTTGGATATGGTGGGTGCCAAAGACGCCAAATTCCTTAAGGAGGGAACCTCATCGCAATTTGCGCCGAGCATTTTGCGGAAAGTATGGAAAACGGCGAAAAAGCTGAACTACAGCCATTATTTCGTTAACAAAAAGGCTTTTGCCGTAACTGATGACCACCAGTTCGTTAACACAATTGCCAAGATCCCGGCTATCGACATCATTAACTATGACGGCAATGATTTCGGAGCCTATCACCATACGGTGAACGACAATATGGAGATTATCAGTAAAGAGACCTTGAAAGCCGTTGGCCAAACGGTGACGCAAGTTCTTTATGATGAAAAATAACAAGCGGGATTCTCATTCGCTAAGCAAACAGCCGGCTTTGGAAAGCCGGCTGTTTTTGTTTTACCCCAAACTCCTCCGCAAGGAAAATCCTTGGTTTAATCCAAAACCAGATCCTTATCTCAAGTTCAAACCGAAAAACAAAGGAATGGCTCGGCTGTTTCAGAACAAAAACACAGAATGTTCCTGAATCGCGACAGAAAATCGGCACGAAGCCACTCCCCACCCTCAAACACCGGCACGGCCACTTTTTGTGACAACAGACCAGTGTGTCAAGCGCAAAGGAACCTTCAGGGAATCATCAACAATAGCCAACCGATCCAAGCGGGTTTTCTGGAAAAGAAGCACGCCCCGATTCTCGACATTGACCTGAAGACAGACCAGAAATACGCTTCGCGGGCCTACACGCATAATTTCACCGTAAAGCCGGACTATATCGTAACTGAGTTCACCAGAAGAGGACGGCTTAGCAGAGGCGTTCTACTTAAGCCAGAATTAGCTCTCTTTGTATGGCAAAAAGGGGGGAAAGTAGCCCCCGGATACGAAATAGAAGGAGGAAAACCTGTTTTCAAATACCGTGACGCCAGAATAGTAGACACTGACAAAGAGTACGTGGAAAGATGCCAGATGACAAGCTCGACTGTAGAGGGAACTTGCAAGGGCAAACCAACAGAATTTGAATTAATACACCGGGAGGGTGAAGACATATCACCTAGCGAACCAGTCGCCGGCGCCACCGCCCTGAATGACTACACCAGCAGCTCTGTATTTGGATCAAAAGAAGAGTTTGAGCTGATCCACTTGAGAGGCGAATCACCCGAACCGACAGCACCCTCTCCAATACCTACGCCCGCCAGTCCGGAACAACCGAAAAGCTTACCTGAACAATATTCTTTCGACGACATTAACTTGGAAGACTTCAAAAAACAAGCGTCTGTAATCTCTAATTAAAAGAAAAAGGCTCGCTCCCATTCGGAAGCGAGCCTTTCTATATCTCGAAAACTTAATTTCAGACCAAGAATTACTTCACCTTTGTGTAAGTATTGTTTCTTACCAGTGCCGACCCGTTATAAACAAGGGTAAAATCCAGAGTAAAACCAGTTGCCGTGATTTCTCCCGATCCTGAAATCGGACCAAAAGAAGAGTTTTCAGGGAAAACAACAATTTTACCTTCAGACACTTCGGCTACTCTACATTTAATAGTCGTTCCCGTT
It encodes the following:
- the infB gene encoding translation initiation factor IF-2 is translated as MAEGKMMRLNQVARKLNVGTSTIVDFLRGKGHGVENKPNTKISPEQFSLLRKEFASSAMDKEEASGLRIGKSHAPDVVIKNDTPSKPAKKQEEEEELLIKSVGSSSSKQKKPAQDTTDADKASRTQDKPKKEEERIEAPKLKGIKVLGKVDLDAKPASKPAEEKRQPAKSEQKSSAEKPVKAEPAKAKKPEETKPKKSDNRPVKAQEPPVAEKPAQKPATTRQEPPKPKPEKKQSPEQPKAPETSGEVAKTPDKVKEKVQPVATEEEKVSTKEEAKEGQELIEAKADQLKGLTVLGKIELPSEKKGKKKPVASSDENKNRKKRRQRKRISKPGDNKQGNNANADNKGGADNKGRDNNNGGRQQGNGGNAGGNRGGGNRGGRGNFQGGQGGRRGPGGQGGPGGARRRGPGGRRQQTPQTAELTDKQIQEQIKQTLAKLSGGGPKKGGRGAASRSKYRKDKRDRRAEAHEERMLQEEKDARVLQVTEFISASDLASLMDVSVNDIISTCMSMGMFVSINQRLDAESISLIADEFGFDVNFNSAEDEIDVEEVEDKEDELIPRAPIVTIMGHVDHGKTSLLDYIRSAKVIDTEAGGITQHIGAYDVMTDSGKRVAFLDTPGHEAFTAMRARGAKVTDVVVIVVAADDNVMPQTKEAINHAQVAGVPIVIAINKVDKPNANPEKIREELANINLLVEDWGGKYQCQEISAKTGQGVDDLLEKILLEAEVLELTANPDKKAVGTVVEASLDKGRGYVATMLVQGGTLKVGDVMLAGQHFGKVKAMFDHLGTRLQEAPPATPVQVLGLDGAPQAGDRFNVMETDREAREIANKREQIIREQSIRTKKHITLDEIGRRLAIGSFKELNVIVKGDVDGSVEALSDSLLKLSTEEVQVNIIHKAVGQISESDVLLASASDAIVIGFQVRPSMGARKLAEQEQIEIRLYSIIYDAINELKDAMEGMLDPEMEEVITGNIEVREVFKISKVGTVAGCYVTEGFIKRNNQIRLIRDGIVTYTGDIGQLKRFKDDVSEVKNNYECGLSIKNFNDIKVGDVIEGFEMKEVKRKL
- the nusA gene encoding transcription termination factor NusA, whose product is MDSATLIESFADFAKKKNIDRPTMIRILEDVFKTMIRKKYNYDDNFDVIVNSEKGDLEIWRFREIVDDNSEDIWDHDKISLSEAKKIEPDFEIGEEVAEEIKLEDFGRRAVLTARQTLLQKVKDLEKDLLFQKYKERVGEVVVAEVYQVLGREVLLIDNDNNELSLPKNEQIQKDRFRKGDSVRAIVHKVETTNGNPKIVLSRTAPSFLERLFENEVPEIFDGLITIKKIVREPGERAKVAVESYDERIDPVGACVGMKGSRIHSIVRELKNENIDVINYTDNLELFISRALSPAKVVRMEANEDSGRVAVFMKPDQVSLAIGKGGHNIRLASKLVDKEIDVYRENEGGADEDVLLSEFSDEIDQWIIDELKRVGLDTAMSVLALSGEELMRRTDLEEETIEEIIKILKQEFE
- the rimP gene encoding ribosome maturation factor RimP; this translates as MKQEELKSLIRELAEGLLDNEEYFVVGVVFGSAPGSVSVRILLDGDNGISIDECGKLSRALGDVIEERELFAGKYVLEVSTPGIDYPLEGLRRYRKNIGRVLKVTFLDKEEKPAKGELLAVDEDSITINEEIKEKGKGKKVTFAEKTIPFAAIEQAKVVISF
- the cysS gene encoding cysteine--tRNA ligase, whose protein sequence is MLKELRIQNTLTKKKELFEPVSAPHVGMYACGPTVYSDVHLGNIRTFLSFDIVYRYLQHLGYKVRYVRNITDVGHLVSDADEGEDKIAKKAKTENIEPMQVVQRYTNGFHQVAETMNLLPPDIEPQATGHIIEQIELTQTLLDKGLAYESEGSVYFDIEKYSELGHSYGILSGRKVEDLLETTRELDGQNEKRNKADFALWKKASPEHIMRWNSPWSVGFPGWHLECSVMSTKYLGDKFDIHGGGMDLKFPHHECEIAQCVGAHGESPAKYWMHTNMLTVNGTKMSKSKGNSFLPEELFTGNHPVLDEGYSPMTVRFFMLQSHYSSTLDFSNEALKAARKGYRKLANGLRLAEKLEFVTEEGVELNEKAIKQVEGICDNCYRAMNDDFNTPKTIAHLFNLLKKINSVDTGQLKPSALGEETFKRMIDTFLSFSQDVLGFKIEKPDQFDGLLDIVLKLYKEAKENKEYDKVDEIRGEMKEKGIVIKDMKTRIDWAYDENI
- a CDS encoding M28 family peptidase — protein: MMRTFNNFFKSGISKAIIVLLLAGLAACGAKTKKNENISSEPAQTLKPAPAFNADSAYAFIQKQVDFGPRIPNTPEHRQCRAYLASKLKQYGATVTEQNFEANTYDGTKLYLTNIIGKLFPERKKRILLSAHWDTRPFADKDKNEPMARFDGADDGGSGVGVILEIARILQANPETLNVGVDIVFFDGEDWGEPENYKGKRDYNQIFWCLGSQYWAKEAAASRYSAFYGINLDMVGAKDAKFLKEGTSSQFAPSILRKVWKTAKKLNYSHYFVNKKAFAVTDDHQFVNTIAKIPAIDIINYDGNDFGAYHHTVNDNMEIISKETLKAVGQTVTQVLYDEK